Proteins from a genomic interval of Musa acuminata AAA Group cultivar baxijiao chromosome BXJ1-9, Cavendish_Baxijiao_AAA, whole genome shotgun sequence:
- the LOC135594335 gene encoding protein PIN-LIKES 7-like — protein MGFWSLFLVASEPIVQVLLIGLLGAYLASGYSNVLIPSARRDMNKVVFSVFTPSLMFASLAKTLTFEEIISWWFMPINIGITFLVGGVLGWIVVKILGPPRHLEGLVIATSSAGNLGNLLLIIIPAVCEENGNPFGDQQICSVRGLSYVSFSMALGGFYIWTYAYSLMRNDGQTYHGSQSQSNGSIEADRNGSCINVGANLVKEDDQELSTNQENILLSIEVAENQIELPLLSSGNLQGKRVSIWHKMKETLHKIVDELLAPPTIGAIAGFVVGAIPWLKSLFVGATAPLRVFQDSIKLLGEGTVPCITLILGGNLTQGLRKSQIKPVVVFAILCIRFAILPAFGIAVVKAAYELGFVPYDPLYRYVLMIQFTVPPAMNIGTMAQLFDVGQEECSVILMWTYVVAAIALTIWSTIFMWILS, from the exons atggggTTTTGGTCATTGTTCCTGGTGGCATCCGAGCCAATCGTGCAGGTCCTCCTCATAGGCCTGCTCGGGGCATATCTTGCTTCTGGCTACAGTAATGTGCTGATTCCCAGTGCTCGCCGAGACATGAACAAG GTTGTCTTTTCTGTCTTCACCCCATCTCTAATGTTTGCCAGTCTAGCAAAGACTCTCACGTtcgaagaaatcatatcttg GTGGTTTATGCCGATTAATATTGGGATCACCTTCCTAGTCGGAGGAGTCCTCGGATGGATTGTGGTGAAGATCTTAGGGCCTCCACGGCATCTCGAGGGCCTTGTGATAGCTACATCTTCTGCAG GTAACCTGGGCAATCTGCTCTTGATAATAATCCCTGCGGTTTGTGAAGAGAATGGCAATCCCTTTGGTGACCAACAGATTTGCAGTGTCCGTGGACTTTCCTATGTTTCTTTCTCCATGGCG CTTGGAGGATTCTACATTTGGACATATGCCTACAGTCTCATGAGGAATGATGGTCAAACATATCATGGGAGCCAATCACAAAGCAATGGATCCATAGAGGCAGACAGAAATGGTTCATGTATTAATGTGGGAGCTAATCTTGTCAAGGAAGATGATCAAGAGTTGTCTACCAATCAGGAGAACATACTACTTTCCATAGAAGTGGCAGAAAACCAAATT GAACTACCACTACTATCCAGTGGAAATCTACAAGGTAAAAGAGTGAGCATCTGGCACAAAATGAAAGAAACTCTCCACAAGATTGTTGATGAGTTGTTGGCTCCACCAACCATCGGCGCA ATCGCAGGATTTGTTGTTGGAGCAATACCATGGTTGAAGTCTCTATTTGTAGGGGCAACTGCACCACTGAGAGTGTTTCAAGACTCCATCAAATTATTAGG TGAAGGCACAGTGCCCTGCATTACCCTCATTCTTGGTGGAAACTTGACACAAG GATTACGCAAATCACAAATCAAGCCTGTGGTGGTCTTTGCAATTTTGTGCATTCGGTTTGCGATACTTCCTGCATTTGGGATTGCTGTGGTAAAAGCAGCCTACGAATTAGGATTCGTGCCATACGATCCATTGTACCGATACGTGCTGATGATACAGTTTACTGTCCCGCCTGCCATGAATATAG GTACGATGGCTCAATTGTTTGATGTTGGTCAAGAGGAGTGCTCTGTCATCTTGATGTGGACTTATGTGGTCGCCGCCATCGCACTTACCATTTGGTCCACTATCTTCATGTGGATCTTATCTTAG
- the LOC135593511 gene encoding pentatricopeptide repeat-containing protein At2g22410, mitochondrial-like, with translation MFKAAAVSRRATPAIFFVFHPSRHQVSSLPRPKRPADQTILSLLQRCSSMKRLKQLHGQLITNDLLSDAPTLGKLIAFCCVSDGGDLRYGRRVFDLVPRPNAFMWNSLIRGYSYSRDPREALVLHCRMLRCGLLPNQFTLPFVLKSCASELASTEASLVHALIFKLGFESQVFVANALLSAYSSCGFIGLARKVFDEIPNRNVVSWNSIISGYAQAGDCVEAFNMFRAMRNSNVESDGFTLVSLLSACAQTGNLGLGRVAHHYIVITGVSVDLIAANALLDMYGKCGELFVAQKCFNRMALRNVVSWTSMVCAFAKHGLLDVARSWFDRMPERNVVSWNAMISCYVQHGLFREGLDLYTHMQSSRVIPDEVTLVAVLSACSQTGDLVTGKEIHEDITERITKPSVTLFNSLVDMYAKCGSVDIALDIFRVMPEKTVVSWNVIIGAFAMHGCAFDAIELFRQMICEGFSPDTITFTRLLCACSHGGLLEVGKYYFEAMSIDYKVPYEIEHYACMVDLLGRGGQIEQAVELIRSMPMKPDIVIWGALLGACRIHGNMKTGEEVMKQLLELESDSGGLYVLVSNMYSERHRWEDMKKIREHMKKSQIKKCRAISSIEINGNINEFLVEDMRHENSSDIYCLLQTLTDHLISAGHPSVPLGVIKVGEAQAVF, from the coding sequence ATGTTCAAGGCCGCCGCGGTGAGTCGTCGCGCTACACCCGCCATCTTCTTCGTCTTCCATCCAAGCCGCCACCAAGTGTCGTCCCTCCCCAGACCCAAACGCCCCGCCGACCAAACCATCCTCTCCCTCCTTCAAAGATGCTCTTCCATGAAGCGGCTCAAGCAGCTTCACGGTCAGCTCATCACCAATGACCTGCTCTCCGATGCCCCCACCCTCGGCAAGCTCATCGCCTTCTGCTGCGTCTCCGATGGTGGCGACCTCCGTTACGGCCGCAGGGTCTTCGATCTCGTCCCCCGTCCCAATGCCTTCATGTGGAACAGCTTGATCAGAGGCTACTCTTACAGCCGTGATCCCCGAGAGGCACTCGTCCTCCACTGCCGTATGCTGCGATGTGGCCTCCTGCCCAATCAGTTCACTCTGCCCTTTGTGCTCAAATCGTGCGCTTCCGAGTTGGCTTCGACAGAGGCGTCGTTGGTTCATGCTTTGATCTTCAAGCTGGGATTTGAGTCGCAGGTCTTCGTTGCAAACGCGCTCCTGAGTGCTTACTCTTCTTGTGGGTTTATCGGGCTGGCTCGTAAGGTGTTCGATGAGATTCCTAACAGGAATGTTGTTTCATGGAACTCGATAATCAGTGGGTATGCTCAGGCTGGTGATTGCGTGGAAGCTTTCAATATGTTCAGGGCGATGAGGAATTCAAATGTGGAGTCTGATGGATTCACTCTGGTTAGCCTCCTTTCTGCTTGTGCACAAACCGGAAATCTTGGCTTGGGCAGAGTCGCACACCACTACATTGTCATTACAGGGGTTAGTGTTGATTTAATTGCTGCAAATGCATTGTTAGATATGTATGGGAAATGTGGGGAATTATTTGTAGCACAAAAATGCTTCAACAGAATGgccttgaggaatgtggtttcatGGACATCCATGGTCTGTGCTTTTGCAAAGCATGGGCTACTTGATGTTGCTAGAAGTTGGTTTGACCGGATGCCGGAGAGGAATGTGGTCTCTTGGAATGCTATGATCTCTTGTTATGTTCAACATGGCTTATTCCGTGAAGGTTTAGACCTATACACCCACATGCAATCTTCAAGGGTGATACCGGATGAGGTGACTTTGGTAGCCGTACTTTCAGCTTGTAGTCAAACTGGTGACTTGGTCACTGGAAAGGAAATCCACGAGGACATAACAGAACGTATCACAAAGCCTAGTGTCACATTGTTTAATTCCCTGGTTGATATGTATGCAAAATGTGGTTCTGTTGATATTGCCTTGGACATCTTCAGGGTGATGCCTGAAAAAACTGTTGTGTCATGGAATGTGATAATTGGGGCCTTCGCTATGCATGGGTGTGCATTTGATGCCATTGAACTCTTTAGGCAGATGATATGTGAGGGCTTCTCCCCTGACACCATCACTTTTACACGATTGTTGTGCGCATGTAGTCATGGTGGTTTGCTGGAAGTTGGCAAGTACTATTTTGAAGCTATGAGTATTGATTATAAAGTTCCATATGAAATTGAACATTATGCTTGCATGGTTGATCTTCTAGGACGAGGAGGGCAAATAGAGCAAGCAGTTGAACTGATAAGAAGCATGCCAATGAAGCCTGATATTGTCATATGGGGTGCTTTACTTGGGGCTTGCAGGATCCATGGGAACATGAAGACCGGAGAGGAAGTCATGAAACAGTTATTGGAACTGGAGTCAGATAGTGGGGGATTATATGTTTTAGTTTCCAATATGTACAGTGAGAGACACAGGTGGGAAGATATGAAGAAGATTAGAGAACATATGAAAAAGAGTCAGATAAAAAAATGTAGGGCAATTAGTTCAATTGAGATCAATGGAAACATTAATGAGTTTTTAGTTGAAGATATGAGACATGAAAATTCAAGTGACATATACTGTCTTCTTCAAACTTTAACAGACCACTTGATATCTGCAGGACACCCCTCCGTTCCATTGGGAGTAATAAAGGTTGGAGAAGCTCAAGCCGTGTTCTGA